A part of bacterium genomic DNA contains:
- a CDS encoding four helix bundle protein: MAKGDDIQERLINFAVMIIELCSALPNTHVGKHIAGQLLRCGTSPAPNYGEARGAESKNDFVHKLGIVLKELNESGIWLEIIKRSNLLPINQLLNVVKECDELSKIISSSIRTIGKKL; encoded by the coding sequence ATGGCGAAAGGGGATGATATTCAGGAACGATTGATTAATTTTGCAGTTATGATTATAGAATTATGCTCTGCATTACCAAATACTCATGTTGGGAAACACATTGCGGGGCAATTACTTCGATGTGGTACTTCTCCTGCACCGAATTATGGTGAAGCACGAGGAGCGGAAAGTAAAAATGATTTTGTTCACAAGTTGGGGATTGTTTTGAAAGAATTAAATGAATCTGGAATTTGGTTGGAGATTATAAAACGAAGCAATTTGTTACCCATTAATCAACTATTGAATGTGGTCAAAGAATGTGATGAGCTTTCAAAAATCATCAGTTCCAGCATACGAACGATAGGGAAAAAATTGTGA